A stretch of Cellulosilyticum sp. I15G10I2 DNA encodes these proteins:
- the hrcA gene encoding heat-inducible transcriptional repressor HrcA, whose amino-acid sequence MDMNERKVRILEAIIRDYIQTGDPVGSRTISKKYDLGISSATIRNEMADLEDLGFIMQPHTSAGRIPSDKGYRLYVDTLMERKHVNPDVERIITEMIKQKINRIDMLVEETAKLIAMLTNYATIASAAPIAQTTIKHLQLVPIDDKSVACVIVTDTNIVKNHIIRTPKELNFHLCMQLTNILNECLKGTTLTEISLHKIRISIEEKLKDYSDIAASVLEVIYDTLRQEDIPNISIRGVNNILDLQEFSDREKIRDIFKLFEEKLHLVKLLDHNPKNKTTIRIGQENIYTPMKDCSIITTSYTIGGYTLGNIGIIGPTRMDYGQVVSVLEYVTNHITNMLNEFDDS is encoded by the coding sequence ATGGACATGAATGAAAGAAAAGTAAGAATACTTGAAGCAATCATTCGTGATTATATACAAACGGGTGATCCAGTAGGTTCCAGAACAATTTCTAAAAAATATGATTTAGGGATTAGTTCTGCTACGATAAGAAACGAGATGGCAGACCTCGAAGACTTAGGGTTTATTATGCAGCCTCACACTTCCGCAGGCAGAATACCTTCTGATAAAGGATACAGATTATATGTAGATACGCTTATGGAAAGAAAACATGTTAATCCTGATGTGGAGCGTATTATTACTGAAATGATTAAGCAAAAGATCAATCGAATTGATATGCTCGTTGAAGAAACAGCAAAACTTATTGCTATGCTTACAAATTATGCAACTATTGCATCGGCAGCACCTATTGCTCAAACAACGATTAAACATTTACAGCTTGTTCCTATTGACGATAAAAGTGTTGCATGTGTTATTGTAACAGATACTAATATTGTTAAGAATCACATCATAAGAACGCCTAAAGAATTAAACTTTCATCTTTGTATGCAGTTAACTAATATTTTAAATGAATGTTTAAAGGGTACAACGCTTACAGAAATCAGCTTGCATAAAATTAGAATATCTATAGAAGAAAAGCTGAAAGATTATAGTGATATAGCTGCCAGTGTATTAGAAGTTATTTATGATACTTTAAGACAAGAAGATATACCTAATATTTCCATAAGAGGTGTTAATAATATACTAGATCTTCAAGAGTTTAGTGATAGAGAAAAAATTAGAGATATATTTAAACTTTTTGAGGAAAAATTACATCTTGTAAAACTTTTAGATCATAATCCGAAAAATAAAACTACTATTCGGATAGGCCAGGAAAATATATATACACCAATGAAAGATTGTAGTATTATCACGACAAGCTATACTATTGGAGGCTATACATTAGGTAATATAGGGATTATTGGCCCTACCCGTATGGACTATGGTCAAGTTGTATCCGTTTTAGAGTATGTTACAAATCATATTACAAACATGCTTAATGAATTTGATGATTCTTAA
- the grpE gene encoding nucleotide exchange factor GrpE codes for MEDNKNIIDHENEIIDEETVNQDQNDKSIIEDEVSQEEPAKNEEAAKTQAQEENDKAAEYLERLQRLMAEFDNYRKRSQKEKADAYDFAVGGTVVELLPIIDNFERALKVESEDKAFYEGVTMIYKQFIGFLENINVTPIEAKDQVFDPNLHNAILHIEDENYGENIVVEELQKGYLYKEKVIRHSMVKVAN; via the coding sequence ATGGAGGATAACAAAAATATAATAGATCATGAAAATGAGATTATTGATGAAGAAACAGTAAATCAAGATCAGAACGATAAATCTATTATTGAGGATGAAGTATCTCAAGAAGAACCAGCTAAAAATGAGGAAGCAGCAAAAACTCAGGCACAAGAAGAAAATGATAAAGCAGCTGAGTATTTAGAACGTCTTCAAAGATTAATGGCTGAATTTGATAACTATAGAAAACGCAGCCAAAAAGAAAAAGCAGATGCCTATGACTTTGCAGTAGGGGGAACAGTAGTTGAACTGCTTCCAATTATAGATAATTTCGAAAGAGCACTCAAAGTAGAATCAGAAGATAAAGCCTTTTATGAAGGCGTTACAATGATATATAAACAATTCATTGGTTTTCTTGAAAATATCAATGTAACACCTATTGAAGCGAAAGATCAAGTATTTGATCCTAATCTTCACAATGCTATCTTGCATATCGAAGATGAAAATTATGGAGAAAATATAGTAGTAGAAGAGCTTCAGAAAGGGTATTTATATAAAGAAAAAGTAATTAGACATAGTATGGTTAAAGTTGCCAATTAA